A segment of the Desulfomonilaceae bacterium genome:
AAGGGCCATCACTTCAGACCTCATCCAATGAGGACCGTCAAGATGACTCAAGCGTGTAATCTATCTCTCTACAAATCGCGAGAAAAAAATGCCTCTCTTTGTCCTGAACCCATAACTGAGGGTTTACGAAGATAACCAGGAAATTGTTTGACCTAGCTTGACCTCACCCTCTTCTTTGCCCAAAGTAATTAACCGAATTAATGCCCGATGAAACACCATTTCGTCAGTCATGAAGTTTCCTGAAGCCAGTTCATCTTGATTCCATCTTATTCAGCGGAAGCTTGACTATAAAGGTAGCGCCCTGCCCTGGCTTGCTCACAACCGATATGTCACCATTATGGTTTTTCACAATGCCGTAACTCACAGCGAGCCCCAACCCCATGCCCATTCCCTCTGTAGAATCCTTGGTGGTAAAGAATGGATCAAAGATCTTATCCTGAATTGCTTCGGGCATCCCGTGACCGGTATCCTGGAACTGGATCTCGACCCATTCATCGACCTTGCAGGTTCTTATTGTGAGTGTACCACCCCCGCTCATCGCATCCAATGCGTTAAGAATAATGTTCATAAAGACCTGTTCCATGAGATTGGCGTCAACCAACACCTCGTTGAGGTCCAAGCTATAGTCCTTTATAAGTTCTATTCCGAAAAATCGTTGCTGATGAACTATTATTTCGAGAGTTTGCTCAAGCACGTCCTCTATTCTGTGAGGCATTTTTTGCACGGGCATCTCCCGAGCGAAGTCGAGAATCCCCCGTACAATTCGTGAAACACGAGTTGTCTCACGAACAATTATTTCCAGGTCCTTCCGAGTTGATTCATCGTCTTTAAACTTCTTTGTCAAAAGATGGGCGAACGTAAGCACTCCGGTGAGAGGCTGGTTAATTTCATGAGCGATTCCTGCTGAAAGTTTTCCAAGTGATGAAAGCTTTTCTGATCTGAACAATTGTTTCTCGAGTTTAATCTTTTCCCGCAAGTCTGTAAAAATTCCTACCGAACCTGACTCCCTTGCGTTTTCATAAAGAATCGCAGCCGATATATAGACTTCAATTTCATGGCCATATTTGTCCACAAGTGAAATTTGCCTCTTTTGTAGTATGTCCGGCCCTCCAAAATCGTCCGACTTCAAATCCTTCATGATTTGTCTGGCTACACCGGGAGGATATATTTGCACAATGTTCATTTTCCCTATGACTTCTTCTTTTCGATAACCAAGGAGTCTCTCTGCCGCAGAATTGAAAATAATGATCTCGCCACCTTTTCTTATACAAGCTATTGCGTCTGGCGAGCTTTCAATAATGTTTTCCCTGAAGCGATAAGCCTTTTCCAGTTCCGTGTTCGCCTGACGCACCAGAGTCTCGAGGTTACGCGTGTACTGTTTAATCTTCTCTCTGAGCGCTACTTTCTCAACCGATCTCCTTAGTGATAGAGACAGGAGTTCTTCTGCGACAGGTTTGGTCAAGAAATTTGAAGCTTCATTCCTCAAGCATTCTACGACCATGTCCATGTCACCGTGACCTGAAATAACAATGACCTCAGCATCGTGATTCAATTGCTTGATTCGACGAAGAACCTCAACTCCATCCATACCAGGCATTCTCACATCCAATAAAACTACATCCGGAGCCTCATCTTTGAAGATTTCCAGAGCCTTGGGGCCATCAGACGCCGTCCATACCGAATGCTGATCAAGTTCGAGAGTTATTCGCATCATGTTGCGAATACTCTCTTCATCGTCAACGAGAAGAATTCTGGCCATTCTCCTTCACCATCATACCTTTTAAGCAGGCAGTTCTCTGGCTAATTCCAGCCGTCCTTGTCGAAGTAATCCCAGAGGTCATCTCGAAGCGTTTCGTACTCGTCTTTGACGTCCTCATAAGATCGAGCGTTTTCAATAGCCAGAGCCACCTGCTCGGCAAAACCAAAAAGAAACCTCGATTCGTCTTCGGAAAATTTTCTCAATTCCGAGGTGTAGACCCTTAACGCCCCTATGACTTTGTTTCTGACGATAAGAGGAACACTAAGGATAGAGGCTATGCCCTCTCGTTTGGCTTCGGCTGGGTACTGGACTCGTGGATCTGTGGAAGCATCCTCTATCCAAACTACTTTGCCGTTCATAGTAGTGTCTGACAGGCTTTTGGATGAATCAAGAGGGCCTTTGTCCACATAGTTACGACTAAGGCCGTAATAAGCAAAGATGCGCAATTTCTCCCTGGTCTTATCCATGAGGCTCAAGGAACTGGCCTTGACCTTCATGACCTTTACTACGCCCTGAACTATTAGATCCAAGACCTCCTTGAGGTTCAAAGTTGAGGCAATAGCATTTTTTATTTCCGCAAATGTGTCCTCACGATAGCGCTTTTCCATGCGGGCTTTCCTATCGTTCATGATCTTTGCCACAAGGTCTGTAAGCTGGTCAGGCGTAAAGGGCTTTCTGATGTAATCAACAGCTCCCATTTTCATCGCCTTCACTGCGGAATCGACCGTAGAATATGCGGTAAACATGATGATTGAAAGATCCGGATCAATTTCCAGCATGGATTCCATAGCCTGCAGACCGTCCATGCCGGGCATCTTTAGATCTGTTATCAAAATGTCAAAGCCTCCTTCTTTTAAGGTCTCCAGGGCCTCCTCGCCATTCCTGCATGTTTTGACCTGGTAATTTTCTTCTTCGAGAATACGGGAAACACTTTCCAGAACTATTTTTTCGTCGTCCAGCGCCAAAATCTTCACTTTTTTATTTTCCATTTTTTCACTCCAAAACAAAGATCACTTTTTTATTTATCGAATTTATGAAAAATATCATTTACCCAGCCAACTTGATTTGTGACCTTGATCTCAGGAGCCGTTGAAGCGCCTGACACGTGAGGTATACTTTTTTTCAACCCATCTATGTCCCGCCTCACACTTTCATAGGCCATAGCGTTTTCCAGCGCTCTAGCCGCCTGGTCTGCGAATTTCATCAGTAAAGTCATTTCATCGTTGTCGAATAGTCTTTCTTGAGCGCTATATATTCTCAAAGCTCCCAGGATCGTCGTGTCCAGTTTGAGAGGAATCGAGAGGATGGACGCAATACCCTCAGATCTAGCATTCTCCGGATAATGTAGGCTTGAATCGAAGTCCTTTTCCCCAATGAGAATCGGTTGCCCAGATTGAAATATTTCGGAAACGCTCTTTTCGCTGTTCAGGATCCCTTTTTGAACATATTCTTCACTCAATCCGTAATGAGACGCCACATCTAGACTTTGGTCTTTTTTATTATATATAAGGACGCAGGCGCCCTTTACTTTGAACAGCCCAACCACACTGGTGCAGATGAGTCTTAAAACTTCCTGAAGGTCTAGACTGGATTTGATAGCTTTTTCCGCATCTCCGTACAACATTTCAATTTCTTTGTCGCGGCGTTTCTTTTGAACTTTCTGGAGAGCCCTCTCCGTAACGGATATAAGCTCTTCAGGGGTGAACGGTTTTGGCAGGTAATCCAAAGCGCCAAATTTCATCGATTCCACTGCGGAATCGACTGTGGCAAAACCTGTGAACATTACTACCCCGGTGTTAGGATGATCCATAGCTACGGCCTTTACAGCTTCCATTCCGTTCCGGTCAGGCATCATTAGGTCAGTTAGCACAATGTCGTAGGACTGTCTGGCAAGACAATCCAGAGCCTGGTCTACCCTCATTGCGCCTTCAACCTGGTATCCCTCTTCTTCAAGAATTCTTCTGACGCTTTCGTGAATGATTTGCTCGTCATCAATGACCAATATAGTTGCCCTCGGTTTCCCGGCGGCGCTCATGTTTACCTCCTTGTCTGCCAATATAGTGGATTTGGTTCCCATATTTCATGAACATTTTAACTTCGTCACAACGCAGTCAATCTCACTCTACAAACATTGGTGTTTTCGTTGAACAATCTGTAAACACCAAACTTTGGAAAATTGACTGGCGCAAAAACCAAGCCCCGTCTGATCCTGGACGTAATCTTGACTGGGGCCACGAAAGCGCTCTGAGTTGAAGCTACCTCCACGGGCGCTCCATCTTCAACACCCAACTCCGTGGCGTCCTCAGGATTGATTTCCACATATCCGCCGGGACATAGGCTCAAGAGTTTCTTGGATCTGGTTGAGGTTGATCCAAAATGGTACATAGAGCGCCCAACTATCATTTCATAAGGATATTGAGCCGCCTCTCGGTCTGGGGCTTCCCATGTTCGCACCGGAGCAAAGGAATATGGCCTTTCCGATATGTTTCGTTGAGACGTTCCCTGGAAAGGATTCAAAATCTTTCCATCATCCCTGAGGTCATCAAGCGTGAGCCTGTTGTAAAGGGGAACCGTGCGCGATATCTCATTGAAGATGTCGGCAGCCCGGAAAAAACCCATTGGTTTTCCCATTGACCTTGCCAATTCTTCAAGAATGGACCAATCCGGCATCGTGGGAGACAACGGGGGAATCACCTGATTCAGCCTCTGGACCCGATGCTCTATATTGGTCATAGTCCCTTCTTTTTCGGCAAACGAGGCAACAGGAAAAACGCAGTGGGCCAATTCGGCAGACGGACTCAAAAACATATCGTGAACAACAAGTAATTCCGCTTTGTTCAAAGCTGAAGCCCAGCGGCCGGCATTGGGGTAGTCTGTCAGAGGATCAGCTCCGGCCAGGAATAAGGCTCGAATTTCTCCGGCTTCCAATCCTCTTGCGATTTCTGTAGTTGTTTTGCCCCTGTTATAAGGTAACCTGGTCTTCCAGGTTTTTTCAAATAAATCTCTTACTTCTGCCATATCCTGATAACCAGGCATATATTCCGGCATTACTCCCATGTCGCACAATCCGACAATGTTTCCCTTTTCAAATACAGGATAAATCGATGCGCCTGACTGTCCCATATTGCCGGTCAGCAGAGCCAAATTCACTAGGTTCATCACACACTGGAGCCCGTTTTCCTGGAGGATCACGTCCCCACCGAAAATGATCGACGCTGTAGACGCCTGGGCAAAAACTCTGGAAGCTTCCTGAAGTTCTTCAAAGGATATACCTGTCCTTTTCAAGATTCCTTTGAGGGGAATCTTGTCAAGCAGACCCTTCATTGAAAGAAAATTTGTTGTCCTATCTCTGACAAACTTACCATCCCAAAGATCCAGGTCCAAAATGACCTTCATCATACCGAGAGCTAGTTCACTTTCGGAGTAGGGCCTAATTCTGAGTCTCAGCCGGGCAAAAGGGTCAAGGCTCGTCTCTCGGGAATTGGCTACCAGAACATTGCTATCATATTTTCGAGAAGCTATCTTAATTTTCCATCCTAAAGCAGGAGTTTCTTCGACCGGATCTATTCCAATGACAAGAACCGCTTCGGTTTCGAGGAGATTTTCAAGCTTGTTAGCGACACCTTTGACTCCACAAGTTAGTTCCAGGGCTCGCTGAACTCTCAGAAAACTGAACCGAGCTTCGCTATCTATATTATTTGTCCCAATCACGGCTCGAAAAAACTTTTGAAATGCGTAGCAATCTTCATTGGTTAATCTGGGGGAAGCCAAACCCGCCACGCTATCCGGACCCGACTCACCGATCATCCTCTGCAGCTTTCTGGATACATGAGAGAGCCCCTCTTCCCAAAACACAGGAACCAGGGAGCCATTCTTTCGCAAGAGGGGCGAGACAAGACGTTCTTCGCTATGAATGAGATCGTAGCCAAAGCGCCCGCCTACGCACAAAGTTCCTTTATTATGGGAGGCTGGATTCGCAGTAATTCTAACGATTGTGTTGTCTTTGACATTCATCTCCATTCGACAACCGGAAGAACATAGGGGGCAAATTGTCTCGGTTTTCCTCAATTCCCAAGATCGCGCCAAATTCTTGAACTGTTTGTACGACATGGCGCCGCTAGGGCATGCCTCAACACATTCCCCGCAAAAGTCACAATTTAGAACTTTACCATCTTTGGCGCCGATTTGAGCATTGTAACCGAGGTCATGAAGAGCCAGTGCGCCAGCTCCTATCACTTCATGGCAAACCTTCACACATCTAAGACATGTTATGCACAGGTTTGGATTATACTGTATCAAGGGCCAATTTTTGACGACCTCACCGCTACGAGTCCCCATAATATTGTCCGAGCCTGAAATACCAAGCCTATATGTTAGGTTCTGAATCTCGCATTCACCCGCGGCCGGGCAAATAGGGCACTCGAGAGGGTGGTCCATTAATACAAGCTTCATCACCTCTTCTCTGATGTTTCTCACATGGGGAGTGTCGGTATGTACCCGCATCCCCTCTTTTACCAGGGTGTTGCAAGAGGTCATAGGACGAGATACACCCTCAATCTCCACCACACACATGCGGCAAGAATCTGAAGGTGTAATTTTTGGATAGTAACAAAGGGTTGGGATCCATATTCCAGCTTGACTTGCGGCCTCAAGGATAGTCATCCCATCAGAAGCTGCAATTTCAATATCGTCGATTGTAAGAAGAGGCATTTTTCGGCCCTCGTCTGGTGGAAACAAATCATGCGAGTTTTTTGGATTTCGCTTCATCAACCATGAGTAGGATCAGGTGAAAACATCTCAAACATCGACTTGCTTCTATAAATGAGCTTTTTTGGGTCAAGCCCGAATCGACTTCACGGAAACTAGCAATTCTCTCTAGTGGATCAAGTTTTGTCCTTGAAACTTTACCACCTTCTCTACCGGGAGTCCGCGCCGTAACAAGAACTCCTCGGTCTTGTTCAATTCTCGCTATCAAATCTTCTATCCATTGACTGTCTGGAGGGGCGCAAATCCCCGTGGTGACATACTCGTGAATCATCCTGGCCGCTCGTTTCCCTCCGGCAAGACCATGAACCACAGTAAGGGGTCCGGTAACCGCGTCGCCAGCGGCGAATACACCGGGCCTGGACGTCATCATTGTTGAAGGATCCACCCGAATGGTGACATGGCGGGTGATTTCAATTCCATCTTCCGGGGATAGGAAATCCAGAGCCGCTGTTTGCCCGATCGCAGGGATGAGCGTGTCGGCCTCCAGGACAAATTCTGATCCAGACACAGGAACAGGCCTCTTTCTTCCACTTTTGTCGGAATCCCCGAGTTCCATACGAATACACTTCAGTCCAGTCATTTTTTTGTTTAGCGCCAGGATTTCTACTGGCTGAGTCAAGAAATGGAGATCCACTCCCTCTTCTCGCGCGTCTTCGACTTCTTCCGGGTCCGCCGGCATCTCCGATTCCGTCCTTCGATAGACAATGGAAACTTTGGGAGCCCCCATTCTCAGGCATGTCCTAGCGCAATCGATAGCTGTATTCCCTCCCCCGACAATGACCACGTTTTCTCCAAGTCGTAATTCTCTTCCCAGGTTTATGTCTCTTAAGAAATCAATCCCTCCCCCGAAAACGCCTTCGATTCCATCGTTTTCGCCCTTAATTCCGAGCGGCGAGGACTTGTGCGACCCAATTCCGAGAAATACCGCCCTAAAACCCTGCTTAAACAGGTCGGATATTTTCAAATTCTTCCCGAGAGCGAGTCCCTGTTTAACTGTTATTCCCAGATCCTGAAGAATGGCTATTTCTCGCCCGAGAACGTCTCTCGGTTGACGATATGGTGGTATTCCTACTGATACCATGCCCCCTGAACGAGGCAACGCCTCAAAGATAGTTACGGGGTGCCCCAAGCGATTCAGATAATATGCGGCTGACAATCCAGCGGGCCCGGCGCCCACGACCGCTATTGGATGACCGGTCAGTTCTACCTTTTCAATTGGAGGCTGGAGGTGATGAATCATCTCGTAATCAGCGGCGACTCGTTTCAGAGTCTTAATTGGAATGGCCACGTCTCCCATATTGGCGACACTACAAGCCTTTTCGCACGGAGCCGGACAAATTCGGCCCGTAATTCCGGGAAGAGGCATCTCTCTCCGAATTATCTCCAGAGCGTCTCCGTATCGCAGTTCCTGCAGCATTTCGACATAGCCCGGAATATCAATATGGCATGGACAGGTATTCATACATGGAGCTGAAATACTTCCCACGAAACGGATGGAATCGTTGGACACTCCATGTTTCAGGGCATCCACAAAATGTTGCCTGAAATGAGTCAGACCATCTACAAGTAATTCTCCAGCGCTTTGACAAACTGAACACTTGGCACCGTCGTTCAGGACTACAGCCATGCGTTCCAAAAGGCCCAGATCCGACTCCTTGCCTTCTCCTCTCATGATTCTATCCAAAGTAACCATTATTACCTTGGACCCTTTTATGCCTGTTATGCATTTACCACAGCAATATTTTGACTGAATTTGCTTTACATACTCCGCAACCATGGGAACAAAATTGAAGGCTTCTTCGAATTGCAAAAAGCCCTTTCCGCTCATCAACGCTATGACATTACCCGGAAAACTTTTTTCTGAAGGAAAATCTTCCAGACGACCCCCTTCGATGATGCTCTCACCATCTTTACAGCGCCTAAGCGCTTTTCCCCAACGTCCAAAAATTATGGACTTCATTTGGTCCTCCGATCAGCAGGAAGCTCCAAAATCTACCAAGCCAAAATTTCGGGATCAATTCAGTGAAAAAAGTTTCTAGGAGATCTCAAACTCTAAACGCTTATAGGATTGAACCA
Coding sequences within it:
- a CDS encoding response regulator, translated to MARILLVDDEESIRNMMRITLELDQHSVWTASDGPKALEIFKDEAPDVVLLDVRMPGMDGVEVLRRIKQLNHDAEVIVISGHGDMDMVVECLRNEASNFLTKPVAEELLSLSLRRSVEKVALREKIKQYTRNLETLVRQANTELEKAYRFRENIIESSPDAIACIRKGGEIIIFNSAAERLLGYRKEEVIGKMNIVQIYPPGVARQIMKDLKSDDFGGPDILQKRQISLVDKYGHEIEVYISAAILYENARESGSVGIFTDLREKIKLEKQLFRSEKLSSLGKLSAGIAHEINQPLTGVLTFAHLLTKKFKDDESTRKDLEIIVRETTRVSRIVRGILDFAREMPVQKMPHRIEDVLEQTLEIIVHQQRFFGIELIKDYSLDLNEVLVDANLMEQVFMNIILNALDAMSGGGTLTIRTCKVDEWVEIQFQDTGHGMPEAIQDKIFDPFFTTKDSTEGMGMGLGLAVSYGIVKNHNGDISVVSKPGQGATFIVKLPLNKMESR
- a CDS encoding response regulator, which produces MENKKVKILALDDEKIVLESVSRILEEENYQVKTCRNGEEALETLKEGGFDILITDLKMPGMDGLQAMESMLEIDPDLSIIMFTAYSTVDSAVKAMKMGAVDYIRKPFTPDQLTDLVAKIMNDRKARMEKRYREDTFAEIKNAIASTLNLKEVLDLIVQGVVKVMKVKASSLSLMDKTREKLRIFAYYGLSRNYVDKGPLDSSKSLSDTTMNGKVVWIEDASTDPRVQYPAEAKREGIASILSVPLIVRNKVIGALRVYTSELRKFSEDESRFLFGFAEQVALAIENARSYEDVKDEYETLRDDLWDYFDKDGWN
- a CDS encoding response regulator, whose product is MSAAGKPRATILVIDDEQIIHESVRRILEEEGYQVEGAMRVDQALDCLARQSYDIVLTDLMMPDRNGMEAVKAVAMDHPNTGVVMFTGFATVDSAVESMKFGALDYLPKPFTPEELISVTERALQKVQKKRRDKEIEMLYGDAEKAIKSSLDLQEVLRLICTSVVGLFKVKGACVLIYNKKDQSLDVASHYGLSEEYVQKGILNSEKSVSEIFQSGQPILIGEKDFDSSLHYPENARSEGIASILSIPLKLDTTILGALRIYSAQERLFDNDEMTLLMKFADQAARALENAMAYESVRRDIDGLKKSIPHVSGASTAPEIKVTNQVGWVNDIFHKFDK
- a CDS encoding molybdopterin-dependent oxidoreductase — encoded protein: MPLLTIDDIEIAASDGMTILEAASQAGIWIPTLCYYPKITPSDSCRMCVVEIEGVSRPMTSCNTLVKEGMRVHTDTPHVRNIREEVMKLVLMDHPLECPICPAAGECEIQNLTYRLGISGSDNIMGTRSGEVVKNWPLIQYNPNLCITCLRCVKVCHEVIGAGALALHDLGYNAQIGAKDGKVLNCDFCGECVEACPSGAMSYKQFKNLARSWELRKTETICPLCSSGCRMEMNVKDNTIVRITANPASHNKGTLCVGGRFGYDLIHSEERLVSPLLRKNGSLVPVFWEEGLSHVSRKLQRMIGESGPDSVAGLASPRLTNEDCYAFQKFFRAVIGTNNIDSEARFSFLRVQRALELTCGVKGVANKLENLLETEAVLVIGIDPVEETPALGWKIKIASRKYDSNVLVANSRETSLDPFARLRLRIRPYSESELALGMMKVILDLDLWDGKFVRDRTTNFLSMKGLLDKIPLKGILKRTGISFEELQEASRVFAQASTASIIFGGDVILQENGLQCVMNLVNLALLTGNMGQSGASIYPVFEKGNIVGLCDMGVMPEYMPGYQDMAEVRDLFEKTWKTRLPYNRGKTTTEIARGLEAGEIRALFLAGADPLTDYPNAGRWASALNKAELLVVHDMFLSPSAELAHCVFPVASFAEKEGTMTNIEHRVQRLNQVIPPLSPTMPDWSILEELARSMGKPMGFFRAADIFNEISRTVPLYNRLTLDDLRDDGKILNPFQGTSQRNISERPYSFAPVRTWEAPDREAAQYPYEMIVGRSMYHFGSTSTRSKKLLSLCPGGYVEINPEDATELGVEDGAPVEVASTQSAFVAPVKITSRIRRGLVFAPVNFPKFGVYRLFNENTNVCRVRLTAL
- a CDS encoding FAD-dependent oxidoreductase, which encodes MKSIIFGRWGKALRRCKDGESIIEGGRLEDFPSEKSFPGNVIALMSGKGFLQFEEAFNFVPMVAEYVKQIQSKYCCGKCITGIKGSKVIMVTLDRIMRGEGKESDLGLLERMAVVLNDGAKCSVCQSAGELLVDGLTHFRQHFVDALKHGVSNDSIRFVGSISAPCMNTCPCHIDIPGYVEMLQELRYGDALEIIRREMPLPGITGRICPAPCEKACSVANMGDVAIPIKTLKRVAADYEMIHHLQPPIEKVELTGHPIAVVGAGPAGLSAAYYLNRLGHPVTIFEALPRSGGMVSVGIPPYRQPRDVLGREIAILQDLGITVKQGLALGKNLKISDLFKQGFRAVFLGIGSHKSSPLGIKGENDGIEGVFGGGIDFLRDINLGRELRLGENVVIVGGGNTAIDCARTCLRMGAPKVSIVYRRTESEMPADPEEVEDAREEGVDLHFLTQPVEILALNKKMTGLKCIRMELGDSDKSGRKRPVPVSGSEFVLEADTLIPAIGQTAALDFLSPEDGIEITRHVTIRVDPSTMMTSRPGVFAAGDAVTGPLTVVHGLAGGKRAARMIHEYVTTGICAPPDSQWIEDLIARIEQDRGVLVTARTPGREGGKVSRTKLDPLERIASFREVDSGLTQKSSFIEASRCLRCFHLILLMVDEAKSKKLA